One Streptomyces drozdowiczii DNA segment encodes these proteins:
- the rplW gene encoding 50S ribosomal protein L23 has product MSEATVTSKTYSDPRDVLVKPVVSEKSYALLDENKYTFIVAPGSNKTQIKQAVEAVFSVKVTGVNTINRQGKRKRTRTGFGKRADTKRAIVTLAEGDRIDIFGGPTS; this is encoded by the coding sequence ATGAGCGAGGCGACCGTTACCAGCAAGACCTACTCCGACCCGCGCGACGTTCTCGTCAAGCCGGTTGTCTCGGAGAAGAGCTACGCGCTGCTCGACGAGAACAAGTACACGTTCATCGTCGCGCCGGGCTCCAACAAGACCCAGATCAAGCAGGCCGTCGAGGCGGTCTTCTCGGTCAAGGTCACCGGGGTCAACACGATCAACCGCCAGGGCAAGCGCAAGCGCACCCGCACCGGTTTCGGCAAGCGCGCCGACACGAAGCGCGCCATCGTGACCCTCGCTGAGGGCGACCGTATCGACATCTTCGGCGGCCCGACCTCCTAG
- the rplD gene encoding 50S ribosomal protein L4, which translates to MSTIDILSPAGDKAGTVELPAEIFDAKTSVPLIHQVVVAQLAAARQGTHKTKSRGEVRGGGRKPYRQKGTGRARQGSTRAPQFVGGGVVHGPQPRDYSQRTPKKMKAAALRGALSDRARHSRIHVVTGVVEGGVSTKAAKTLFGKISERKNLLLVVDRSDEAAWLSARNLPQVHILEPGQLNTYDVIVSDDVVFTQAAFESFVSGPQTETEGSDA; encoded by the coding sequence ATGAGCACCATTGACATCCTTTCGCCGGCAGGCGACAAGGCCGGTACCGTCGAGCTCCCCGCGGAGATCTTCGACGCGAAGACCAGCGTTCCGCTGATCCACCAGGTCGTCGTCGCACAGCTGGCAGCTGCCCGTCAGGGCACGCACAAGACCAAGTCCCGTGGCGAGGTCCGCGGTGGTGGGCGCAAGCCGTACCGCCAGAAGGGCACCGGCCGCGCGCGCCAGGGTTCGACCCGCGCGCCGCAGTTCGTCGGCGGTGGCGTCGTCCACGGCCCGCAGCCGCGTGACTACTCGCAGCGCACCCCGAAGAAGATGAAGGCCGCCGCCCTCCGCGGTGCCCTCTCCGACCGGGCGCGTCACTCCCGTATCCACGTCGTCACCGGCGTGGTCGAGGGTGGGGTCTCCACGAAGGCCGCCAAGACGCTGTTCGGCAAGATCTCGGAGCGCAAGAACCTGCTCCTGGTCGTCGACCGCAGCGACGAGGCCGCGTGGCTCTCCGCACGCAACCTGCCCCAGGTGCACATCCTGGAGCCGGGCCAGCTGAACACGTACGACGTGATCGTCTCTGACGACGTGGTCTTCACCCAGGCCGCCTTCGAGTCCTTCGTGTCTGGCCCCCAGACCGAGACCGAAGGGAGCGACGCCTGA
- the rplC gene encoding 50S ribosomal protein L3: MSKNIKGVLGEKLGMTQVWDENNRVVPVTVVKAGPCVVTQVRTNDSDGYESVQIAFGEIDPRKVNKPLKGHFAKADVTPRRHLVEIRTPDASEYTLGQEINAEVFESGVKVDVTGKSKGKGFAGVMKRHNFRGLGAGHGVQRKHRSPGSIGGCATPGRVFKGMRMAGRMGNERVTTQNLTIHAVDAEKGLLLIKGAVPGPNGGLVLVRTAAKGA, translated from the coding sequence ATGAGCAAGAACATCAAGGGCGTCCTGGGCGAGAAGCTCGGCATGACCCAGGTCTGGGACGAGAACAACCGGGTCGTCCCGGTGACCGTCGTCAAGGCCGGTCCGTGCGTCGTGACGCAGGTCCGTACGAACGACAGCGACGGCTACGAGTCGGTGCAGATCGCCTTCGGCGAGATCGACCCGCGCAAGGTGAACAAGCCCCTCAAGGGTCACTTCGCCAAGGCCGACGTCACCCCGCGCCGCCACCTGGTGGAGATCCGCACTCCTGACGCCAGCGAGTACACGCTCGGCCAGGAGATCAATGCCGAGGTGTTCGAGTCCGGCGTCAAGGTCGACGTCACGGGCAAGAGCAAGGGCAAGGGCTTCGCCGGTGTCATGAAGCGTCACAACTTCCGGGGCCTCGGCGCCGGTCACGGCGTGCAGCGCAAGCACCGTTCCCCCGGTTCGATCGGTGGCTGCGCCACCCCTGGGCGTGTCTTCAAGGGCATGCGCATGGCCGGTCGCATGGGTAACGAGCGCGTCACCACCCAGAACCTGACCATCCACGCGGTTGACGCGGAGAAGGGTCTGCTCCTCATCAAGGGCGCGGTCCCCGGTCCGAACGGCGGCCTCGTCCTGGTCCGTACCGCGGCCAAGGGGGCTTGA
- the rpsJ gene encoding 30S ribosomal protein S10, whose amino-acid sequence MAGQKIRIRLKAYDHEVIDSSAKKIVETVTRTGASVAGPVPLPTEKNVYCVIKSPHKYKDSREHFEMRTHKRLIDILDPTPKTVDSLMRLDLPAGVDIEIKL is encoded by the coding sequence ATGGCGGGACAGAAGATCCGCATCCGGCTCAAGGCCTACGACCACGAGGTCATCGACTCCTCGGCGAAGAAGATCGTCGAGACGGTGACCCGCACTGGTGCGTCGGTCGCGGGCCCGGTGCCGCTGCCCACTGAGAAGAACGTGTACTGCGTCATCAAGTCGCCGCACAAGTACAAGGACTCTCGCGAGCACTTCGAGATGCGCACGCACAAGCGCCTCATCGACATCCTCGACCCCACGCCGAAGACGGTTGACTCGCTGATGCGTCTCGACCTGCCGGCTGGCGTCGACATCGAGATCAAGCTCTGA
- a CDS encoding SMI1/KNR4 family protein, translating into MLNVTALEDVAPAMVPFRSEASRPIDFAAVSSALGCDLPTDFKELARRYPTLEFDGFLRVPLPRPGAESAFVDGIRQELEILRDLEDDDMAEGYTAYPAPNGLLPWSESLSGDVFYWRVAGSDPDAWPIVVNSRNDEWWEFPGGAVAFLVGLIDGSVERRGLPGDVPSRHPAVRVFPG; encoded by the coding sequence ATGCTGAACGTGACAGCTCTGGAAGACGTGGCTCCCGCCATGGTGCCGTTCCGCTCCGAGGCGTCACGCCCCATCGATTTCGCCGCTGTCTCCTCGGCGCTGGGCTGCGACCTGCCGACGGACTTCAAGGAGCTGGCCCGCCGCTACCCGACACTGGAGTTCGACGGGTTCCTGCGCGTGCCGCTGCCTCGACCCGGTGCCGAGTCCGCTTTTGTCGACGGAATCCGTCAGGAACTTGAAATCCTGCGGGATCTGGAGGACGACGACATGGCGGAAGGGTATACGGCCTATCCGGCGCCCAATGGGCTGCTTCCCTGGAGTGAGTCCCTCTCCGGTGACGTCTTCTACTGGCGGGTCGCGGGTTCGGACCCCGATGCCTGGCCCATCGTCGTGAACAGCAGGAACGATGAGTGGTGGGAGTTTCCGGGCGGGGCCGTCGCCTTCCTCGTCGGGTTGATCGACGGCTCGGTCGAGCGGCGAGGCCTGCCCGGGGACGTTCCGAGCAGGCATCCCGCGGTGCGCGTCTTTCCGGGGTGA
- a CDS encoding DNA/RNA non-specific endonuclease codes for MIKAVLRVVHARPTSSKDTDAEHQAFVDNSMTRSQAELEVTQEELRGYFKSFPRAGGQEFADGLLAPDPAAAPGGGSGTDTRDDPCDTSRAERYNYQPLRNGRPDGATGLICPADLKPKGSKRDDGAAVSVSGFPEGNNVDASGKPIYNRTHIIGDMFHGEWRTENLFTGYDRMNKSGMKRCENKMAKQLRANNPVFYSGQLIYGAGNSAIPESIRMTAYTKNGRLFDVTVQNSSDWQTTC; via the coding sequence ATGATCAAGGCCGTCCTGCGCGTTGTCCACGCCAGGCCGACGAGCAGCAAGGACACGGACGCCGAGCACCAGGCGTTCGTCGACAACTCGATGACTCGGTCCCAGGCCGAACTGGAAGTGACCCAGGAGGAGCTGCGCGGATACTTCAAGTCCTTCCCGCGCGCGGGCGGCCAGGAGTTCGCCGATGGGCTGCTGGCCCCTGATCCGGCCGCGGCCCCCGGTGGCGGCAGTGGCACGGACACACGCGACGATCCTTGCGACACGTCACGCGCGGAGCGGTACAACTACCAGCCCCTGCGGAACGGCCGCCCGGACGGAGCGACCGGCCTCATCTGCCCGGCCGACCTCAAGCCCAAGGGGAGCAAGCGTGACGACGGCGCCGCTGTGTCCGTCTCCGGATTCCCGGAGGGCAACAACGTGGATGCCTCGGGCAAGCCGATCTACAATCGCACGCACATCATCGGAGACATGTTCCACGGTGAATGGCGGACCGAGAATCTGTTCACCGGGTACGACCGGATGAACAAGAGCGGAATGAAGCGCTGCGAGAACAAGATGGCGAAGCAGCTGAGGGCGAACAATCCCGTCTTCTATTCCGGTCAGCTCATCTACGGTGCCGGAAACAGCGCGATACCGGAAAGTATCCGAATGACGGCATACACGAAGAATGGGCGTCTCTTCGATGTGACGGTCCAGAACAGCTCTGATTGGCAGACGACATGCTGA